From a region of the Saccharomyces cerevisiae S288C chromosome IX, complete sequence genome:
- the URM1 gene encoding ubiquitin-related modifier URM1 (Ubiquitin-like protein involved in thiolation of cytoplasmic tRNAs; receives sulfur from the E1-like enzyme Uba4p and transfers it to tRNA; functions as a protein tag involved in the urmylation of proteins involved in nutrient sensing and the oxidative stress response; regulates stress-dependent condensate formation, promoting phase separation of numerous proteins to promote stress resilience and survival; forms co-condensates with Uba4p resulting in increased target urmylation) — protein MVNVKVEFLGGLDAIFGKQRVHKIKMDKEDPVTVGDLIDHIVSTMINNPNDVSIFIEDDSIRPGIITLINDTDWELEGEKDYILEDGDIISFTSTLHGG, from the coding sequence ATGGTAAACGTGAAAGTGGAGTTTCTAGGTGGACTTGATGctatttttggaaaacaaagaGTACATAAAATTAAGATGGACAAAGAAGATCCTGTCACAGTGGGCGATTTGATTGACCACATTGTATCTACTATGATCAATAACCCTAATGACGTTAGTATCTTCATCGAAGATGATTCTATAAGACCCGGTATCATCACATTAATCAACGACACCGATTGGGAGCTCGAAGGCGAAAAAGACTACATATTGGAAGACGGTGACATCATCTCTTTTACTTCAACATTACATGGTGGTTAA
- the BET1 gene encoding Bet1p (Type II membrane protein required for vesicular transport; required for vesicular transport between the endoplasmic reticulum and Golgi complex; v-SNARE with similarity to synaptobrevins) translates to MSSRFAGGNAYQRDTGRTQLFGPADGSNSLDDNVSSALGSTDKLDYSQSTLASLESQSEEQMGAMGQRIKALKSLSLKMGDEIRGSNQTIDQLGDTFHNTSVKLKRTFGNMMEMARRSGISIKTWLIIFFMVGVLFFWVWIT, encoded by the exons ATGAGTTCAAG ATTTGCAGGGGGAAACGCTTATCAACGTGATACTGGTAGAACACAGTTATTCGGACCGGCTGATGGATCAAATAGTCTCGATGACAATGTATCATCAGCGCTAGGGAGCACAGATAAATTAGACTACTCCCAAAGTACTTTGGCATCTCTTGAATCTCAAAGTGAGGAACAGATGGGAGCTATGGGTCAGAGAATAAAAGCACTCAAGTCATTATCGTTGAAGATGGGTGATGAGATTAGAGGCAGCAATCAAACTATTGACCAGCTTGGTGATACTTTCCATAACACTTCTGTAAAACTCAAAAGGACTTTTGGAAACATGATGGAGATGGCCAGAAGATCTGGGATCAGTATAAAAACATGgttaataatattttttatggTAGGCGTGCTATTTTTTTGGGTATGGATTACATAA
- the CMI7 gene encoding Cmi7p (Putative mitochondrial hypothetical protein; identified by expression profiling and mass spectrometry), translating to MTRDTPEDVSTAGAKDILDVLNLLKGGEEKISEVELKLDEMEKKMDSLLVQLEDLHRDNNDLAKSSSQK from the coding sequence ATGACTCGTGATACACCCGAAGATGTCAGTACTGCAGGCGCAAAGGATATTTTAGATGTTTTGAACCTACTAAAAGGAGGAGAAGAGAAAATCTCGGAAGTCGAACTTAAGTTGgatgaaatggaaaagaaaatggacTCTCTGTTAGTTCAGTTAGAAGATCTACACAGGGACAACAATGATTTGGCAAAAAGTTCCAGCCAAAAATAG
- the YIA6 gene encoding NAD+ transporter (Mitochondrial NAD+ transporter; involved in the transport of NAD+ into the mitochondria (see also YEA6); member of the mitochondrial carrier subfamily; disputed role as a pyruvate transporter; has putative mouse and human orthologs; YIA6 has a paralog, YEA6, that arose from the whole genome duplication; human NAD+ transporter MCART1/SLC25A51 functionally complements the yia6 yea6 double null mutant, and yeast YIA6 reciprocally complements defects in MCART1/SLC25A51 null cells) codes for MTQTDNPVPNCGLLPEQQYCSADHEEPLLLHEEQLIFPDHSSQLSSADIIEPIKMNSSTESIIGTTLRKKWVPLSSTQITALSGAFAGFLSGVAVCPLDVAKTRLQAQGLQTRFENPYYRGIMGTLSTIVRDEGPRGLYKGLVPIVLGYFPTWMIYFSVYEFSKKFFHGIFPQFDFVAQSCAAITAGAASTTLTNPIWVVKTRLMLQSNLGEHPTHYKGTFDAFRKLFYQEGFKALYAGLVPSLLGLFHVAIHFPIYEDLKVRFHCYSRENNTNSINLQRLIMASSVSKMIASAVTYPHEILRTRMQLKSDIPDSIQRRLFPLIKATYAQEGLKGFYSGFTTNLVRTIPASAITLVSFEYFRNRLENISTMVI; via the coding sequence ATGACACAGACTGATAATCCTGTCCCCAACTGCGGTTTACTGCCCGAGCAGCAGTATTGCTCTGCAGACCATGAAGAGCCACTGTTGTTGCATGAAGAACAATTGATATTCCCTGATCATTCCTCCCAACTGTCCTCAGCAGATATCATCGAGCCCATCAAGATGAACAGCAGTACTGAGTCAATTATAGGGACAACGCTGCGAAAGAAATGGGTACCACTATCCTCAACTCAGATCACAGCTCTTTCCGGCGCATTTGCTGGATTCTTATCAGGTGTGGCAGTATGTCCCCTCGATGTTGCCAAAACGCGATTGCAAGCACAAGGACTACAAACTAGGTTCGAGAACCCCTACTATAGGGGGATAATGGGGACATTAAGTACTATAGTAAGAGACGAAGGCCCGCGGGGCCTCTACAAAGGGCTGGTACCGATTGTCCTGGGCTACTTCCCAACCTGGATGATATACTTCTCCGTGTATGAATTCAGCAAAAAGTTCTTTCACGGCATCTTCCCACAGTTTGATTTTGTTGCTCAGTCATGTGCTGCAATCACGGCAGGCGCTGCATCTACCACCTTGACCAACCCAATCTGGGTTGTGAAGACAAGACTTATGCTGCAATCAAACCTCGGTGAGCACCCCACACATTACAAAGGCACTTTCGATGCATTCAGAAAGCTATTTTATCAGGAAGGGTTTAAAGCATTATATGCGGGGCTGGTCCCCTCATTATTAGGGCTATTTCATGTGGCTATCCATTTCCCTATATACGAAGATTTGAAGGTAAGATTTCACTGCTATTCTCGGGAGAACAACACCAACTCCATCAACTTGCAACGGTTGATCATGGCATCGTCCGTCTCTAAGATGATTGCATCAGCAGTAACATATCCGCACGAAATTTTACGAACCAGAATGCAACTGAAATCAGATATACCAGATTCCATTCAACGACGTCTGTTCCCCCTCATTAAAGCAACTTATGCACAAGAGGGACTAAAGGGATTTTATTCTGGATTTACTACTAACCTAGTACGAACCATTCCGGCCTCGGCAATCACTCTAGTGTCCTTTGAGTATTTCAGAAACCGCCTAGAAAATATTAGCACTATGGTAATTTAA
- the EPS1 gene encoding protein disulfide isomerase EPS1 (ER protein with chaperone and co-chaperone activity; involved in retention of resident ER proteins; has a role in recognizing proteins targeted for ER-associated degradation (ERAD), member of the protein disulfide isomerase family) encodes MKMNLKRLVVTFFSCITFLLKFTIAAAEPPEGFPEPLNPTNFKEELSKGLHIIDFYSPYCPHCKHLAPVWMETWEEFKEESKTLNITFSQVNCIESADLCGDENIEYFPEIRLYNPSGYIKSFTETPRTKESLIAFARRESMDPNNLDTDLDSAKSESQYLEGFDFLELIAGKATRPHLVSFWPTKDMKNSDDSLEFKNCDKCHEFQRTWKIISRQLAVDDINTGHVNCESNPTICEELGFGDLVKITNHRADREPKVALVLPNKTSNNLFDYPNGYSAKSDGYVDFARRTFTNSKFPNITEGELEKKANRDIDFLQERGRVTNNDIHLVFSYDPETVVIEDFDILEYLIEPLSKIPNIYLHQIDKNLINLSRNLFGRMYEKINYDASQTQKVFNKEYFTMNTVTQLPTFFMFKDGDPISYVFPGYSTTEMRNIDAIMDWVKKYSNPLVTEVDSSNLKKLISFQTKSYSDLAIQLISSTDHKHIKGSNKLIKNLLLASWEYEHIRMENNFEEINERRARKADGIKKIKEKKAPANKIVDKMREEIPHMDQKKLLLGYLDISKEKNFFRKYGITGEYKIGDVIIIDKSNNYYYNKDNFGNSLTSNNPQLLREAFVSLNIPSKALYSSKLKGRLINSPFHNVLSFLDIIHGNGMPGYLIVIVLFIAILKGPSIYRRYKVRKHYRAKRNAVGILGNMEKKKNQD; translated from the coding sequence ATGAAAATGAATCTGAAAAGGCTCGTAGTTACCTTCTTCTCATGCATCACCTTTCTGCTGAAATTCACTATAGCCGCCGCTGAACCACCAGAGGGCTTTCCAGAGCCCTTAAATCCAACAaacttcaaagaagagCTATCTAAGGGGCTGCATATTATTGACTTCTATAGTCCATACTGTCCGCACTGCAAACATTTAGCACCTGTTTGGATGGAAACATGGGAGGAGTTTAAAGAGGAGAGCAAAACACTGAACATAACATTTTCACAGGTTAACTGCATCGAGAGCGCCGATTTGTGTGGagatgaaaatattgaatacTTCCCTGAAATTAGACTTTATAACCCCTCAGGATACATCAAATCGTTCACTGAAACACCGAGGACCAAAGAATCATTAATTGCATTTGCACGCAGGGAGTCTATGGACCCAAATAACCTCGATACTGATCTGGATTCTGCTAAAAGTGAGAGCCAGTATCTCGAAGGCTTTGATTTTCTCGAGCTGATCGCTGGTAAGGCGACTAGGCCACATTTGGTTTCCTTCTGGCCAACAAAAGATATGAAAAATAGCGATGATTCACtagaattcaaaaactgtGACAAATGCCATGAATTCCAAAGGACTTGGAAGATCATTTCAAGACAGTTAGCCGTGGATGATATCAACACGGGCCACGTTAATTGCGAATCTAATCCAACAATCTGTGAAGAACTGGGCTTTGGCGACTTGGTGAAAATAACCAACCACAGAGCCGATAGAGAACCCAAGGTAGCATTAGTCCTACCCAATAAAACCTCAAATAATTTGTTCGACTATCCCAATGGCTACTCAGCGAAGTCAGATGGCTATGTAGATTTTGCCAGGAGGACTTTTACAAACAGTAAATTTCCCAATATAACAGAAGGGGAGctcgaaaaaaaagcaaacagAGACATTGATTTTCTGCAAGAAAGGGGACGAGTAACTAATAATGATATCCatttagttttttcatATGACCCCGAAACTGTTGTtattgaagattttgacATTTTGGAGTATTTAATCGAGCCTTTGTCAAAAATTCCAAACATATATTTGCACCAAATTGACAAGAATCTAATAAATTTGTCACGTAAtctttttggaagaatGTATGAAAAGATCAACTACGACGCCAGCCAAACTCAAAAGGTTTTTAACAAAGAATACTTTACTATGAATACGGTTACGCAACTCCCAACTTTTTTCATGTTTAAAGATGGTGATCCCATATCCTATGTTTTCCCCGGATACTCCACAACAGAAATGAGAAATATTGATGCCATTATGGATTGGGTAAAAAAGTATTCTAATCCCTTAGTTACCGAAGTTGACTCTtctaatttgaaaaaattaatttcCTTCCAAACCAAGAGCTACAGTGATTTAGCAATTCAGTTAATAAGTAGCACTGACCACAAACATATCAAAGGAAGCAACAAGCTTATTAAAAACTTGCTCCTCGCAAGTTGGGAGTATGAACATATTCGGATGGAAAATAACTTCGAAGAAATTAATGAGAGAAGGGCAAGGAAAGCAGACGggatcaagaaaataaaggaaaaaaaggctCCGGCTAAcaaaattgttgataaaaTGCGTGAAGAGATTCCCCATATggatcaaaaaaaattgttattAGGATATTTAGATATTTCAAAGgagaagaatttttttagaaaataTGGTATTACTGGAGAATATAAAATTGGTGATGTGATTATCATTGATAAATCAAATAATTACTACTACAATAAAGATAATTTTGGCAACTCCTTGACTTCTAACAACCCTCAATTGCTGAGAGAAGCATTCGTGTCCTTAAATATTCCATCAAAAGCTCTATACAGCTCTAAGTTGAAGGGGAGATTGATAAATTCTCCATTCCATAATGTCCTCAGTTTCCTAGACATAATCCACGGGAACGGCATGCCCGGTTACTtaattgttattgttttgtttatCGCAATACTCAAAGGTCCATCTATTTACAGAAGATACAAAGTAAGGAAACACTATAGGGCGAAAAGGAACGCTGTCGGTATCCTAGGAAAtatggagaaaaaaaaaaatcaagattAA
- the NAS2 gene encoding Nas2p (Evolutionarily conserved 19S regulatory particle assembly-chaperone; involved in assembly of the base subcomplex of the 19S proteasomal regulatory particle (RP); non-essential gene; interacts with Rpn4p; protein abundance increases in response to DNA replication stress; ortholog of human p27): protein MEEEELSKLLANVKIDPSLTSRISQIDSFKLSELMVLKTDIETQLEAYFSVLEQQGIGMDSALVTPDGYPRSDVDVLQVTMIRKNVNMLKNDLNHLLQRSHVLLNQHFDNMNVKSNQDARRNNDDQAIQYTIPFAFISEVVPGSPSDKADIKVDDKLISIGNVHAANHSKLQNIQMVVMKNEDRPLPVLLLREGQILKTSLTPSRNWNGRGLLGCRIQEL, encoded by the coding sequence AtggaggaagaagaattaaGTAAATTGTTGGCCAATGTTAAGATAGATCCGAGCCTAACATCAAGAATTAGTCAAATAGACAGCTTCAAACTGTCGGAATTGATGGTTCTAAAGACAGATATTGAGACACAACTAGAGGCGTATTTCAGTGTGCTTGAGCAGCAAGGCATCGGCATGGACTCTGCGTTGGTGACGCCAGACGGGTATCCTCGTTCGGATGTCGATGTATTGCAAGTCACTATGATCAGAAAGAATGTTAATATGCTGAAGAATGATTTAAATCACCTTTTGCAAAGATCACACGTCTTACTAAACCAGCACTTTGATAATATGAACGTTAAGTCAAACCAAGATGCAAGAAGGAATAACGACGATCAAGCTATTCAGTATACCATCCCTTTTGCATTTATCAGTGAGGTAGTACCCGGTAGCCCTTCAGATAAAGCAGACATAAAGGTTGATGATAAGCTGATTTCTATTGGTAATGTGCATGCGGCAAACCACTCTAAACTTCAAAACATTCAGATGGTtgtaatgaaaaatgaagacaGGCCACTTCCCGTCCTTCTCTTGAGAGAAGGGCAAATCCTAAAGACATCGCTAACACCTTCGAGAAACTGGAATGGTAGAGGTCTTTTGGGTTGTAGGATACAAGAGCTATAA
- the CFD1 gene encoding iron-sulfur cluster assembly protein CFD1 (Highly conserved iron-sulfur cluster binding protein; localized in the cytoplasm; forms a complex with Nbp35p that is involved in iron-sulfur protein assembly in the cytosol), protein MEEQEIGVPAASLAGIKHIILILSGKGGVGKSSVTTQTALTLCSMGFKVGVLDIDLTGPSLPRMFGLENESIYQGPEGWQPVKVETNSTGSLSVISLGFLLGDRGNSVIWRGPKKTSMIKQFISDVAWGELDYLLIDTPPGTSDEHISIAEELRYSKPDGGIVVTTPQSVATADVKKEINFCKKVDLKILGIIENMSGFVCPHCAECTNIFSSGGGKRLSEQFSVPYLGNVPIDPKFVEMIENQVSSKKTLVEMYRESSLCPIFEEIMKKLRKQDTTTPVVDKHEQPQIESPK, encoded by the coding sequence ATGGAGGAACAGGAGATAGGCGTTCCTGCGGCCTCTTTGGCAGGAATAAAACATATCATATTGATCCTTTCCGGAAAAGGTGGTGTCGGTAAAAGTTCGGTAACGACACAGACTGCGCTGACTCTTTGCAGTATGGGCTTCAAAGTTGGAGTTTTAGATATTGATTTAACAGGGCCATCCTTACCGAGGATGTTTGGCCTAGAGAACGAATCTATATATCAAGGTCCTGAAGGTTGGCAACCTGTGAAAGTGGAGACAAACTCTACTGGCTCTCTTAGTGTAATATCATTGGGGTTTCTACTAGGTGATAGAGGGAACAGCGTGATATGGAGGGGTCCTAAGAAGACTTCTATGATAAAACAATTCATCTCTGACGTCGCCTGGGGTGAACTGGATTACTTACTGATCGATACCCCTCCGGGAACGTCGGATGAACATATATCGATTGCAGAGGAGCTGAGATATTCCAAACCAGATGGTGGTATTGTAGTAACTACCCCACAGAGTGTTGCAACAGCTGATgtcaaaaaagaaatcaatttcTGCAAGAAGGTCGATTTAAAGATCCTCGGTATAATTGAAAACATGTCAGGGTTTGTATGCCCGCATTGTGCTGAGTGTACAAATATCTTTTCCAGTGGGGGTGGTAAAAGATTATCGGAGCAATTTTCTGTCCCATACCTTGGTAACGTTCCTATAGATCCAAAATTTGTAGAAATGATTGAGAATCAAGTTTCAAGTAAAAAAACGCTTGTAGAAATGTACAGAGAATCATCTCTTTGTCccatttttgaagaaataatgaagaaactgAGGAAACAAGACACTACAACCCCTGTTGTGGATAAACACGAGCAACCCCAGATAGAATCTCCAAAATAA
- the FAA3 gene encoding long-chain fatty acid-CoA ligase FAA3 (Long chain fatty acyl-CoA synthetase; activates imported fatty acids with a preference for C16:0-C18:0 chain lengths; green fluorescent protein (GFP)-fusion protein localizes to the cell periphery) produces MSEQHSVAVGKAANEHETAPRRNVRVKKRPLIRPLNSSASTLYEFALECFNKGGKRDGMAWRDVIEIHETKKTIVRKVDGKDKSIEKTWLYYEMSPYKMMTYQELIWVMHDMGRGLAKIGIKPNGEHKFHIFASTSHKWMKIFLGCISQGIPVVTAYDTLGESGLIHSMVETESAAIFTDNQLLAKMIVPLQSAKDIKFLIHNEPIDPNDRRQNGKLYKAAKDAINKIREVRPDIKIYSFEEVVKIGKKSKDEVKLHPPEPKDLACIMYTSGSISAPKGVVLTHYNIVSGIAGVGHNVFGWIGSTDRVLSFLPLAHIFELVFEFEAFYWNGILGYGSVKTLTNTSTRNCKGDLVEFKPTIMIGVAAVWETVRKAILEKISDLTPVLQKIFWSAYSMKEKSVPCTGFLSRMVFKKVRQATGGHLKYIMNGGSAISIDAQKFFSIVLCPMIIGYGLTETVANACVLEPDHFEYGIVGDLVGSVTAKLVDVKDLGYYAKNNQGELLLKGAPVCSEYYKNPIETAVSFTYDGWFRTGDIVEWTPKGQLKIIDRRKNLVKTLNGEYIALEKLESVYRSNSYVKNICVYADESRVKPVGIVVPNPGPLSKFAVKLRIMKKGEDIENYIHDKALRNAVFKEMIATAKSQGLVGIELLCGIVFFDEEWTPENGFVTSAQKLKRREILAAVKSEVERVYKENS; encoded by the coding sequence ATGTCCGAACAACACTCTGTCGCAGTCGGTAAAGCTGCTAATGAGCACGAGACTGCCCCTAGGAGAAATGTTAGAGTCAAGAAGCGGCCCTTAATTAGACCATTGAACTCGTCAGCATCTACGCTGTATGAATTTGCCCTAGAGTGTTTCAACAAGGGTGGAAAACGAGATGGTATGGCTTGGAGAGATGTCATCGAGATTCATGagacaaagaaaaccaTTGTGAGAAAGGTAGACGGCAAGGATAAATCTATAGAAAAGACATGGCTGTATTATGAAATGTCAccatataaaatgatgacCTACCAGGAACTGATCTGGGTGATGCACGATATGGGCCGTGGGCTGGCAAAAATAGGCATCAAGCCCAATGGAGAACACAAATTCCACATCTTCGCATCTACTTCCCATAAATGGATGAAGATTTTCCTTGGTTGCATATCCCAGGGTATCCCCGTAGTAACCGCGTATGATACTTTGGGTGAGAGCGGTTTGATTCACTCCATGGTTGAAACCGAGTCTGCTGCTATTTTCACTGATAATCAATTATTGGCTAAAATGATAGTGCCTTTGCAATCTGCTAAAGATATCAAATTTCTTATCCATAACGAACCTATCGACCCCAATGACAGAAGACAAAACGGCAAACTTTACAAGGCTGCTAAGGATGCCATTAATAAGATCAGAGAAGTTAGGCCAGAcataaaaatttatagttttgaagaagttgtcAAGATaggtaaaaaaagtaaagatgAGGTCAAACTTCATCCACCTGAGCCAAAAGATTTGGCTTGTATCATGTACACCTCGGGCTCGATCAGTGCACCAAAAGGTGTAGTATTGACTCATTATAATATTGTTTCGGGTATCGCTGGTGTAGGTCACAACGTCTTTGGATGGATCGGCTCTACAGACCGTGTTTTGTCGTTCTTGCCATTGGCTcatatttttgaactgGTCTTTGAATTCGAAGCCTTTTACTGGAACGGTATTCTTGGGTACGGTAGTGTTAAGACTTTGACTAATACTTCGACTCGTAATTGTAAGGGTGACCTGGTTGAGTTTAAGCCTACTATTATGATCGGTGTGGCTGCCGTTTGGGAAACTGTGAGAAAAGctattttggaaaagatcAGCGATTTAACTCCCGTACtccaaaagattttttggtcTGCCTATAgtatgaaagaaaagagtgTACCATGCACCGGGTTTTTAAGTCGTATGGTCTTCAAGAAAGTCAGACAAGCCACCGGTGGTCATCTTAAGTATATTATGAACGGTGGGTCTGCGATCAGTATTGATGCTCagaaattcttttctatcGTCCTGTGTCCTATGATTATCGGTTACGGCCTTACTGAAACAGTTGCGAATGCTTGTGTTTTGGAGCCTGATCATTTCGAATATGGTATAGTTGGTGATCTTGTTGGATCGGTCACTGCCAAATTGGTGGATGTTAAGGACCTAGGTTATTATGCAAAAAACAATCAAGGTGAATTGCTTCTAAAGGGTGCGCCGGTCTGTTCTGAATATTATAAGAATCCAATAGAAACGGCGGTCTCTTTCACTTACGATGGATGGTTTCGTACTGGTGATATTGTTGAATGGACTCCCAAGGGACAACttaaaattattgatagaagaaagaatttgGTTAAAACCCTAAATGGTGAATATATTGCATTAGAAAAGTTAGAATCTGTTTACAGGTCAAACTCCTATGTGAAAAATATCTGTGTTTATGCCGATGAAAGTAGGGTTAAACCGGTGGGTATTGTGGTACCCAACCCAGGACCCCTATCTAAATTTGCTGTCAAATTGCGTATTATGAAAAAGGGTGAAGACATCGAAAACTATATCCATGACAAAGCATTACGAAATGCTGTTTTCAAAGAGATGATCGCAACAGCCAAATCTCAAGGTTTGGTTGGTATTGAACTATTATGTggtattgttttctttgatgaagaatggACACCTGAAAATGGCTTTGTCACATCTGCtcaaaaattaaagagAAGAGAAATCTTAGCCGCTGTTAAATCAGAAGTCGAAAGGgtttacaaagaaaattcttaG